One region of Drosophila teissieri strain GT53w chromosome 2L, Prin_Dtei_1.1, whole genome shotgun sequence genomic DNA includes:
- the LOC122626158 gene encoding myosin light chain kinase, smooth muscle — MIYIDDSEPEGVLEPAFPMRDVTINRNVDAHKLYDVLGEVGRGKFWTVYKCKDKANGLQLAAKFVPIPKREDKRNVEREVEIMNSLQHHLIIQLYAAYEYQKMMCVVLELIEGGELFDRVVDDEFVLTERVCRVFIRQVCEAMAFIHGNGIVHLDLKPENILVLTQKGNRIKIIDFGLARKFDPDKRLRVLFGTPEFVAPEVVNFDCISYGTDMWSVGVICYVLISGLSPFMGENDIETMSNVTIAKYDFEDECFNGISPECLDFIAKLLAKDLCTRMTAAECMKHKWLQQRPATAATATPITKAASSASKSRLKSVSPVTAPSESSEDSTETIEDEDEEEEVEVCVEQAKQEDQQHDEELAQLCSDADPENKELDATKDNLKNFIVRWETHPNSPYVFDVEGNVIAPLSETSYPHPRRTHGADSLSSSRVCSPSPCESISTLTDDERGEVEDLPEEDESRSADNESPRSVATPINESREKLFPTVATSSPATPTPQHLFNENFDEFSGSQSTAQQQRSMKSYLHTFDRRNSDTTYLLGRRSSGERVNLADEIRKLSDHLLMLAEINTKLGDANNNGSSGGAPADPPAAAPIPAAAPSAAPSDSTSSKTSETTQDGNRWTSKTTSSSSWNRPTLNGGLLSQASSSSQSQRSYDDGKGKTKISSLSVRLQQSIEETPKLSNGNSSSSKLVQSQRKSTVQTMSSSNARSFTNQHVQRTSTTSSKVISSSTSNSTTSSSTYISSSASNPISSGASNPISTSASNESASSRRAKFRINQMSRDVPVGLPDTHQTVNLEEAANTTKDCLLHLLEKYNETRIRNPVGRHQSISVDWHVSDNLEYRSMSSINAFFQRHNHNGGGHNVRHIQAQLEEKAAGK; from the exons TTTTGGAACCGGCGTTTCCCATGCGCGATGTGACCATAAATCGCAACGTCGATGCACATAAACTTTACGATGTGCTGGGTGAGGTGGGACG CGGAAAATTCTGGACAGTGTACAAGTGCAAGGACAAGGCAAATGGCCTGCAGCTGGCGGCCAAGTTCGTGCCGATCCCCAAGCGCGAGGACAAGCGGAATGTGGAGCGGGAGGTGGAGATAATGAATTCATTGCAGCATCACCTCATCATACAGTTGTACGCGGCATACGAATATCAGAAAATGATGTGCGTCGTCCTGGAACT CATCGAAGGAGGGGAGCTTTTCGATCGCGTGGTGGACGATGAGTTCGTCCTCACCGAACGGGTCTGCCGCGTCTTTATTCGCCAGGTGTGTGAGGCCATGGCCTTTATCCACGGCAATGGCATAGTCCACCTGGATCTGAAGCCCGAGAATATTTTGGTGCTCACACAGAAGGGTAACCGCATCAAGATCATTGATTTTGGACTAGCTCGTAAATTTGATCCTGATAAGCGTCTCAGA GTTCTCTTTGGCACTCCGGAATTTGTGGCGCCAGAAGTTGTAAACTTTGACTGCATATCGTATGGAACAGACATGTGGAGTGTCGGCGTTATATGCTATGTGCT CATCTCAGGACTGTCGCCTTTCATGGGCGAGAACGACATTGAAACAATGTCAAATGTAACCATTGCAAAGTACGATTTCGAGGATGAATGCTTTAATGGCATATCCCCCGAGTGTCTGGATTTCATAGCCAAGTTGCTGGCAAAGGACCTGTG CACCCGGATGACAGCCGCCGAGTGCATGAAGCACAAATGGCTTCAGCAGCGGcctgccaccgccgccacggccacgcccatcaCAAAGGCCGCCTCCTCTGCGTCCAAATCGCGCCTGAAGTCTGTGTCTCCGGTGACAGCTCCCTCGGAGTCCTCCGAGGACTCCACGGAAACCATTGAGGACGAAGACGAGGAGGAAGAGGTAGAGGTTTGCGTGGAGCAGGCGAAGCAGGAGGACCAGCAGCACGACGAGGAGCTGGCCCAACTCTGCAGCGACGCTGATCCCGAG AACAAAGAACTGGATGCCACGAAGGACAACCTGAAGAACTTCATCGTGCGCTGGGAGACGCATCCGAACAGTCCGTACGTGTTCGACGTGGAGGGGAATGTGATAGCTCCGCTGAGCGAGACGAGCTATCCCCATCCCAGGAGGACTCACGGCGCGGACAGCCTTTCCTCCTCCAGAG TTTGTTCGCCTTCGCCTTGCGAATCAATTTCCACTTTGACGGATGACGAACGGGGAGAGGTTGAAGATCTGCCGGAGGAGGACGAGTCCCGCAGTGCCGACAACGAGAGTCCGCGCTCGGTGGCCACGCCCATCAACGAGTCACGGGAGAAGCTGTTCCCGACGGTAGCCACCTCCAGTCCGGCAACTCCCACACCGCAACACCTCTTCAACGAGAATTTCGACGAGTTCTCCGGCAGTCAGTCCACCGCCCAGCAACAACGCAGTATGAAGAGCTATCTGCACACCTTCGATCGAAGGAACTCGGATACCACCTACCTGCTGGGTCGGCGGAGTTCCGGAGAGCGTGTGAATCTGGCGGATGAGATACGGAAGCTATCTGATCACCTGCTCATGCTGGCCGAGATCAACACCAAGCTTGGGGATGCGAACAATAATGGGAGCAGTGGTGGAGCCCCTGCTGATCCTCCGGCTGCTGCTCCAAtccctgctgctgcaccatctgctgctccttctgacAGTACTTCTAGTAAAACCTCGGAGACTACCCAGGATGGCAATAGGTGGACCAGCAAAACCacttccagcagcagctggaacCGTCCCACTTTGAATGGAGGACTCCTCAGCCAGGCCAGCAGCAGTTCCCAGAGCCAGAGATCCTACGATGATGGCAAGGGCAAGACGAAGATCAGTTCGCTGTCTGTAAGATTGCAGCAGTCCATCGAGGAAACACCAAAGTTAAGCAACGGGAACAGCTCCTCTAGCAAACTGGTGCAGTCCCAGCGGAAGTCCACGGTGCAAACCATGAGCAGTTCCAATGCCAGGAGCTTCACCAACCAGCATGTACAAAGAACCAGCACCACCTCTTCCAAGGTGATctccagcagcaccagcaacagtaCCACCAGCTCCAGCACTTATATTTCCTCCAGCGCCAGCAACCCAATCTCGTCGGGCGCCAGCAACCCAATCTCCACCAGCGCCAGCAACGAATCGGCCAGCAGTCGTCGAGCCAAGTTCAGGATAAACCAGATGAGTCGGGATGTGCCCGTGGGGCTGCCGGACACTCATCAAACCGTGAATCTGGAGGAGGCGGCTAACACCACCAAGGATTGCCTGCTGCATTTGTTGGAGAAGTACAACGAGACCCGCATCCGCAATCCGGTGGGTCGCCACCAGAGCATCAGCGTGGACTGGCACGTCAGCGACAATCTGGAGTACCGCTCCATGAGCTCCATCAACGCCTTTTTCCAGCGCCACAACCACAACGGCGGCGGCCACAACGTACGGCACATTCAAGcccagctggaggagaaggCGGCGGGAAAGTAG
- the LOC122620635 gene encoding cyclin-dependent kinase inhibitor 1: MVSARVLNPVMLSEFCKMSSSPAVSRNLPCGRQLNRIKRDLFGSSKSAEGTATKTPFNAELERHQELATQKWGFDFRAGCPLAEKSHFIWERVSFQESSFAPEMYTLTRAAHVRPSADTSPSDMDILVNERSERENFGSNLGNSSLESNTDNDSCYDSQDESLTMRFSSSSTASTSSIVLRKRQPKITEFMKERKRLAQAPKKLSPAKRLRTSSPSSSATSSSSGGFGLGAHFGAMLKRPRNN; the protein is encoded by the exons ATGGTCAGTGCTCGAGTCCTGAATCCTGTGATGCTGAGTGAATTCTGCAAGATGAGCAGCAGTCCGGCGGTGAGTCGTAATCTGCCCTGCGGTCGTCAGTTGAATCGCATAAAGCGTGACCTCTTCGGTAGCTCCAAGTCCGCCGAGGGTACAGCCACCAAAAC ACCCTTTAATGCCGAACTGGAGCGCCATCAGGAACTGGCCACGCAAAAATGGGGCTTTGACTTCCGCGCCGGCTGCCCATTGGCTGAAAAATCGCACTTCATCTGGGAGCGCGTCAGCTTCCAGGAGTCCAGCTTCGCCCCAGAGATGTACACCCTAACCAGGGCCGCCCACGTACGTCCTTCAGCGGATACAAGTCCTAGCGACATGGACATTTTGGTAAACGAGCGCTCGGAACGGGAGAACTTTGGCTCCAACCTGGGTAATTCCTCACTGGAGTCCAACACGGATAATGATTCCTGCTACGACTCACAGGACGAATCGCTGACAATGCGgttcagctcctccagcacgGCAAGCACCTCCTCGATAGTCCTGCGCAAGCGACAGCCAAAAATCACAG AGTTCATGAAGGAGCGCAAGCGTCTGGCTCAGGCACCCAAGAAACTATCGCCCGCAAAACGCCTGCGCACTAGTTCTCCCAGTTCTTCCGCCACTTCCAGCTCCAGCGGTGGATTCGGGTTGGGGGCGCACTTTGGGGCGATGTTGAAGCGGCCGCGCAACAACTAA
- the LOC122623260 gene encoding serine-threonine kinase receptor-associated protein — MGHEIGVLCLGHSGSVVELAFNTDYDNGYFLASAGLDGVATLRHGDTGNWITNLTKHTDSVWSVSLSHDAKILASGGADCKVRVWDALLGKQLKKLTHTKTVACVDLNPKATRLLTGCIDEESSLALFDMEQSDKAPLMEFHGHHRGVRDVTFCLEERCILSASYDRTVRMWDCLSGKRTNSIFLPHHVKSMELHHSGDIVTIAYAGGVIFLDPKSFEVLKHRKLPFKVTAASLSPNKEIYVCGNNKGYSHKYDYATDVNTQVYVSEQPSAVLALRFSPDGEVCAIGSADGSIILWRMSRKSASVVGDQDDDDDGEENESIS; from the coding sequence ATGGGTCATGAGATTGGAGTCCTGTGTCTGGGACACTCGGGCTCGGTGGTGGAGCTAGCTTTTAATACGGACTACGATAATGGGTACTTTCTGGCCTCTGCCGGACTCGATGGAGTCGCAACACTGCGACACGGCGACACTGGCAACTGGATTACCAACCTAACAAAGCACACGGACAGTGTGTGGTCGGTGTCCTTGAGCCACGACGCCAAGATCCTGGCCAGTGGCGGGGCAGATTGCAAGGTCCGCGTCTGGGATGCCCTGCTGGGGAAACAGCTGAAGAAGCTTACGCACACCAAGACAGTGGCTTGTGTGGACTTGAATCCGAAGGCCACTCGCCTCTTGACCGGCTGCATCGATGAGGAATCCTCACTCGCCCTCTTCGACATGGAACAATCGGACAAAGCTCCCCTGATGGAGTTTCATGGCCACCATCGCGGTGTGAGGGATGTGACCTTCTGCTTGGAGGAACGCTGCATCCTCTCCGCTTCCTATGATCGCACGGTGAGGATGTGGGACTGCCTGAGCGGCAAGAGAACTAACTCCATTTTCCTGCCGCACCACGTCAAGTCGATGGAGCTGCACCACAGCGGCGACATAGTGACCATTGCCTATGCCGGCGGTGTGATCTTCCTGGACCCCAAGAGCTTCGAAGTGCTCAAGCATCGCAAGTTGCCCTTCAAGGTGACTGCGGCCTCGCTGAGTCCCAACAAGGAGATCTACGTGtgcggcaacaacaagggcTACTCCCACAAGTACGACTACGCCACGGATGTTAACACGCAGGTCTACGTATCAGAGCAACCATCCGCGGTGCTAGCACTGAGGTTCAGTCCGGATGGCGAAGTGTGTGCCATTGGCTCCGCAGATGGCAGTATCATTCTCTGGCGAATGAGCCGGAAGAGCGCATCCGTAGTGGGCGAccaagacgacgacgacgatgggGAGGAGAATGAGTCCATCAGTTGA
- the LOC122623256 gene encoding serine protease grass-like codes for MHSPPAIIALVWGIVYLSCTPSSEAGREDWTADERLVYEQLTQQDCGVLTNLIPAQRLRRRITGGRKSSLMSQPWMAFLHISSDIEMCRCGGALISELFVLTAAHCYKMCPRSREIKVWLGELDISSTSDCTTYNYQRVCAPPVEEFTIEKWILHEEFNLFYPGYDIALIRLNKKVVFKDHIRPICLPLTDELLAFTLQLGKPYMAVGWGKTESSSFANSTMEVYITTEECTGGRDTSFLCANGDYVDTCTGDSGGPLIWSTLFLGKARTVQFGVVSTGSQECGAGQKAYYMDVPTFVPWILAKMAEFSDFKPKLLPLDANTV; via the exons ATGCACAGTCCTCCTGCGATCATTGCCCTCGTTTGGGGCATCGTCTACCTTTCCTGCACACCTTCATCTGAAGCCGGAAGGGAAGATTGGACAGCAGACGAGCGGCTGGTTTACGAGCAGTTGACCCAACAGGATTGCGGTGTCCTAACGAATCTGATTCCCGCCCAAAGGCTTCGTCGGAGGATCACCGGTGGCAGGAAATCGTCGCTGATGTCCCAGCCTTGGATGGCATTTCTCCATATTTCAAGTGATATAGAGATGTGCCGCTGTGGAGGCGCTCTTATCTCAGAAC TCTTTGTTTTAACTGCCGCACATTGCTACAAAATGTGTCCCCGATCTAGGGA GATAAAAGTGTGGCTGGGAGAGCTCGACATAAGTTCCACAAGTGACTGCACCACCTACAATTATCAACGGGTTTGCGCTCCGCCCGTGGAGGAGTTTACCATCGAGAAGTGGATTCTCCACGAGGAGTTCAACCTCTTTTACCCCGGGTATGATATTGCCCTGATAAGACTGAACAAGAAAGTGGTCTTCAAAG ACCACATTCGACCCATATGTCTGCCCCTGACCGACGAACTCTTGGCCTTTACCTTGCAGCTGGGAAAGCCCTACATGGCGGTGGGCTGGGGAAAAACGGAGAGCAGCAGCTTCGCCAACAGTACGATGGAGGTCTATATAACCACTGAGGAGTGCACCGGCGGCAGGGACACTTCGTTCCTCTGCGCCAATGGCGACTATGTGGACACGTGCACTGGGGACTCCGGTGGACCGCTGATATGGTCGACCTTGTTTCTCGGCAAGGCTCGAACGGTACAATTCGGTGTGGTCAGCACTGGAAGCCAGGAGTGCGGCGCTGGCCAGAAGGCCTACTACATGGATGTACCCACCTTTGTGCCCTGGATACTCGCCAAGATGGCAGAGTTCTCGGATTTTAAGCCAAAGCTGTTACCTTTAGATGCAAATACTGTGTAA